A stretch of the Arachis stenosperma cultivar V10309 chromosome 6, arast.V10309.gnm1.PFL2, whole genome shotgun sequence genome encodes the following:
- the LOC130936198 gene encoding peptide chain release factor 1, mitochondrial: protein MGTLAKFICRSLCILPRHFQSTPPFPHPIFHPRIPFFLRFYSAEVQPQLSTELLSIMEQRLSAIEYRSATLNNLLNQPEIPPSEYARANKELRKLSSSLHLINELRAKQKEIDGLKSLVAECSDDKDMLNMATEEMGQAVEEERRLQHLLLKSLLPKDDADERDCILEVRAGTGGEEASLFAMDIFKMYEKYAHKNGWKFVVVDIAQSDFKGYKEASAAIAGDGAFGKLKFESGIHRVQRVPVTEKLGRVHTSAVSVAILPQADEVDVQLKNEDLKIDTYRSGGSGGQHANTTNSAVRITHIPTGITVAIQDERSQHQNKAKALKVLCAKLFEMERVRAHSTRSKLRSEQIGSGDRSERIRTYNFPQGRVTDHRVGITYHSIDDVMQGENLEVFIDALLLQEEMDAIATFSSSQ from the exons ATGGGAACTCTTGCAAAATTTATTTGTCGTTCTCTTTGTATCTTGCCCAGGCACTTCCAATCAACTCCGCCATTCCCACACCCAATATTCCACCCTCGAATTCCATTTTTCCTACGTTTTTACTCTGCCG AAGTGCAACCTCAACTATCTACGGAGCTCTTGAGCATAATGGAACAGAGACTGTCTGCTATTGAGTACAGGTCTGCCACTCTCAACAATCTTCTCAATCAG CCCGAAATACCACCATCAGAATACGCAAGAGCAAATAAGGAGCTTCGGAAGCTGAGCAGTTCGTTACACCTTATTAACGAGTTGAGGGCTAAACAGAAG GAAATTGATGGCTTGAAGTCACTGGTGGCTGAATGTTCCGATGACAAAGACATGCTTAACATGGCGACAGAGGAAATGGGACAGGCCGTAGAGGAAGAACGAAGACTGCAACATTTGCTGTTGAAGTCCTTACTTCCTAAGGATGATGCTGATGAAAGGGACTGCATTTTGGAGGTCAGAGCAGGCACTGGTGGGGAGGAGGCTTCTTTGTTTGCAATGGATATTTTCAAAAT GTACGAAAAGTATGCTCACAAGAATGGCTGGAAATTTGTAGTAGTAGATATTGCTCAATCAGATTTTAAAGGATACAAG GAAGCTAGTGCAGCAATTGCAGGAGATGGTGCTTTTGGGAAACTAAAATTTGAAAGTGGAATACATAGAGTACAG agagttCCTGTGACAGAAAAATTAGGACGAGTTCATACCAGTGCTGTTTCTGTTGCAATCCTCCCTCAGGCTGACGag GTTGATGTTCAATTGAAGAATGAAGACTTAAAAATTGATACCTACAGATCTGGTGGTTCGGGTGGTCAGCATGCAAATACAACAAACAGTGCTGTTAGAATAACTCACATTCCGACTGGGATTACAGTTGCTATACAAGATGAGCGCTCTCAACATCAA AACAAGGCCAAAGCACTTAAAGTACTGTGTGCAAAGCTATTTGAAATGGAAAGGGTCCGAGCTCATAGTACACGATCAAAACTTCGGTCAGAACAG ATTGGCAGCGGTGATAGATCTGAACGCATCCGGACATACAACTTTCCTCAAGGCCGTGTCACTGATCATAGAGTTGGTATAACTTATCACTCAATAGATGATGTGATGCAAGGTGAGAATCTTGAGGTATTTATTGATGCTCTTTTATTGCAAGAAGAAATGGATGCAATTGCAACTTTTAGTTCTTCTCAGTAA
- the LOC130933592 gene encoding pectinesterase yields the protein MAGSGKIIAAVVSILLVVGVVVGAVVVVNNNGSGNNGGELKTSNKAVSAVCQSADDQKLCHDVLTPVNTSNPKDYITQVVKFSTESVLKALNMSDRLMVESVANGTSDGGVKMALDDCKDLLQSAIHELEASGVFVNSQSLPEVFTNSAELKNWLGAVIAYQQSCLDGFDTDGEKHVQGQLQSESLDSVMKLTALALDVVAGVSKVLSELGLNLTNRPVRRLLGLDQYGFPTWLYPHDRKLINEASQGSIVPNAVVAKDGSGQYKTVLEAINAYPKKHQGRWVIYVKAGIYDEYITVDKAKRNIYMYGDGPAKTIITGRKNFAEGVKTMRTATFTTVAEGFIAKGIAFENTAGPGGHQAVALRVMGDRSAFFDCAFRGHQDTLYAHAHRQFYRNCEISGTIDFIFGYASTYIQNSKIIVRKPKANQQNIIVADGTDQKNMPSGVVLHNCQILAEPSLEAENGKVRTFLARPWKAFSRAVFIENTIGGFINKEGYIPWSAAAPNTEHAYFGEFGNIGAGADASGRVKWAKGLISKDEASQFTVDNFLQANSWLHDTGFPFDASFTKN from the coding sequence ATGGCGGGGTCGGGAAAGATTATAGCTGCTGTTGTTTCAATTCTACTTGTAGTAGGAGTTGTTGTTGGTGCCGTGGTGGTTGTGAACAACAACGGCAGCGGCAACAATGGAGGAGAGTTGAAGACGTCGAACAAGGCGGTGAGCGCAGTGTGTCAAAGCGCCGATGATCAGAAGCTCTGCCATGACGTGCTGACACCTGTGAACACATCAAATCCCAAGGACTACATCACGCAGGTGGTGAAATTCTCCACGGAAAGCGTGTTGAAAGCCCTTAACATGAGCGACAGGCTCATGGTGGAGAGCGTCGCCAACGGCACCAGCGACGGAGGCGTCAAGATGGCTCTGGACGACTGCAAAGACCTCTTGCAATCGGCGATCCACGAGCTTGAGGCCTCCGGCGTGTTTGTGAACAGCCAATCGCTTCCGGAAGTGTTCACAAACAGTGCCGAGCTGAAGAACTGGTTGGGCGCCGTGATCGCCTACCAGCAATCTTGCCTTGACGGGTTCGACACCGATGGGGAGAAGCATGTCCAAGGTCAGTTGCAGAGCGAGAGCTTGGATAGCGTGATGAAGCTCACCGCCTTGGCCCTGGATGTTGTCGCCGGTGTCTCTAAGGTTCTGTCTGAGTTAGGGCTCAACTTGACCAACAGGCCCGTTCGTCGCCTCCTTGGGCTTGATCAATATGGTTTCCCAACATGGTTGTACCCTCATGACCGTAAGCTCATCAATGAGGCCAGCCAGGGTTCCATTGTTCCGAATGCTGTTGTTGCCAAGGATGGTAGTGGCCAGTACAAGACTGTTTTGGAAGCCATTAATGCTTACCCCAAGAAACACCAAGGAAGGTGGGTTATCTATGTTAAGGCTGGTATCTACGACGAGTACATCACCGTCGACAAGGCCAAGCGTAACATCTACATGTACGGTGATGGCCCCGCCAAAACCATCATCACCGGTCGCAAGAACTTCGCTGAAGGTGTCAAGACTATGAGGACTGCCACCTTCACCACCGTTGCTGAGGGATTCATTGCTAAGGGTATTGCTTTTGAGAACACCGCCGGTCCAGGTGGACACCAAGCAGTGGCCCTCCGCGTGATGGGTGACCGCTCAGCCTTCTTCGACTGCGCGTTCCGTGGCCACCAAGATACCTTGTACGCCCATGCTCATCGTCAGTTCTATCGCAACTGCGAAATTAGTGGCACCATTGACTTCATCTTCGGCTACGCTTCAACCTACATCCAGAACTCCAAGATCATCGTGAGGAAGCCCAAGGCAAACCAGCAGAACATCATCGTTGCTGACGGTACCGACCAGAAGAACATGCCATCGGGTGTAGTCCTCCATAACTGCCAGATCTTGGCAGAGCCAAGCCTGGAAGCAGAGAACGGGAAGGTGAGAACCTTCTTGGCAAGACCGTGGAAGGCGTTCTCGAGGGCAGTGTTCATTGAGAACACCATCGGTGGCTTCATCAACAAGGAGGGTTACATTCCATGGTCAGCAGCTGCCCCTAACACCGAGCACGCATACTTTGGTGAGTTCGGGAACATTGGAGCTGGTGCCGATGCTTCTGGAAGGGTCAAGTGGGCCAAGGGTCTTATCTCCAAGGATGAGGCTTCTCAGTTCACTGTTGACAATTTCCTCCAAGCTAACTCATGGTTGCACGACACTGGTTTTCCTTTTGATGCTAGCTTCACCAAGAACTAA
- the LOC130935677 gene encoding uncharacterized protein LOC130935677, translating to MDANEARILLGFPPNTRPTTSQVKSAYKKKVWESHPDLFPTHEKPLAESKFKLISEAYACLLSGGRGGISDSVQYSRVVRTGVPRGQGGSKNHALIKVPFICIILGTVALGGFNASRAYKKQKEEYPSHNPFLP from the exons ATGGACGCCAATGAAGCCAGAATCTTGCTCGGTTTCCCACCTAATACACGTCCCACCACCTCCCAG GTCAAATCAGCTTACAAGAAGAAAGTTTGGGAATCTCACCCTGACCTATTCCCAACTCATGAAAAGCCTCTTGCGGAATCTAAGTTTAAACTG ATTTCGGAAGCATACGCATGCTTGCTATCTG GTGGGAGAGGAGGAATTTCAGACTCTG TTCAGTATTCACGCGTTGTTAGAACTGGAGTCCCTAGGGGTCAAGGAGGAAGTAAAAACCATGCTCTGATTAAAGTTCCCTTCATTTGTATCATTCTGGGAACTGTTGCACTTGGAGGTTTCAATGCTTCAAG GGCTTACaaaaaacaaaaggaagaaTACCCATCACACAATCCATTTCTACCTTGA
- the LOC130933593 gene encoding uncharacterized protein LOC130933593, which produces MTAEATTSKGTVLARSLKEAEMQYSSAKVSVWWDIENCPVSRGCDAHSIAKNISSALVRMNYCGPVSISAYGDTKRIPSSVQHALSSTGISLNHVPAGVKDASDKKILVDMLFWAVDNPAPANYLLISGDRDFSNALHQLRMRRYNILLAQPLKASVSLTAAARSVWLWTSLSAGGPPLSSGSSSNIASNTQSFSSETVQNRVSEPSQPRFKEKYTNCDASQFPESKTKNNHCSNPELPQAKLFPRAPHEFFCNKPNIATISSALSLPSHQDHSKSSGSNSSGGIPHDSQNSFLRQNNLHDHQESRQDYRISTSQSPNVVSLTTSTEHNPHASQASCYENVDKGSSRNCEQSNTSLSSFIPNTSSSDIWGAKFLRPPSEYDQHLIGCILLTLDTLKTEKVMPTHGNISDCIRYGDVRYQTIDARKALDCAIEHGMVVKQSIGSLNFYVNKNGKLWKCVNPIGGYPNDFSDATWARIQQFLSSPTGKSSILASRCRYEASLILRRSCMEKEVLGDVLKILEMIISVKKWIIHNHSGEWQPITITLEQS; this is translated from the exons ATGACTGCTGAGGCCACCACCTCCAAAGGCACCGTGCTGGCTCGGTCGCTCAAGGAGGCTGAAATGCAGTATTCGTCGGCCAAGGTATCAGTGTGGTGGGACATAGAGAACTGCCCTGTGTCTCGTGGCTGCGACGCGCATTCGATCGCAAAGAACATCAGCTCCGCACTGGTTCGCATGAACTACTGCGGCCCCGTCTCCATCTCAGCGTACGGCGACACCAAACGCATTCCATCGTCCGTGCAGCACGCGCTCTCCAGCACCGGCATCTCCCTCAACCACGTTCCCGCAG GTGTGAAAGATGCAAGTGACAAGAAGATTTTAGTTGATATGTTATTCTGGGCGGTGGACAACCCTGCTCCTGCGAATTATTTGCTTATTTCCGGAGATAGGGACTTCTCGAATGCCCTGCATCAGCTGCGCATGAGAAGGTACAACATTCTTCTCGCTCAACCACTAAAAGCTTCGGTGTCCCTCACTGCTGCTGCTAGGAGTGTGTGGCTCTGGACTAGCCTTTCTGCCGGTGGGCCACCACTATCCAGTGGCAGCTCGTCAAACATTGCAAGTAATACCCAAAGCTTTAGTTCTGAAACGGTTCAAAACCGTGTTTCTGAACCATCTCAACCAAgattcaaagaaaaatacacCAACTGCGATGCAAGCCAATTTCCAGAGAGTAAGACTAAGAACAATCATTGCTCTAATCCGGAACTTCCACAGGCAAAGTTGTTTCCCAGGGCTCCCCATGAATTCTTTTGTAATAAGCCCAACATCGCAACTATTAGTTCTGCACTTAGTCTTCCAAGCCACCAAGATCACTCAAAAAGCAGTGGTAGTAACTCTAGTGGTGGAATTCCTCATGATTCACAGAATAGCTTTTTGAGGCAAAACAACCTCCATGATCATCAGGAATCTAGACAAGATTATAGAATAAGTACTAGTCAGTCGCCTAATGTTGTCAGCTTAACTACATCAACAGAGCATAATCCACATGCCAGTCAAGCATCGTGTTATGAGAATGTGGACAAGGGGTCTTCTCGTAATTGTGAACAGTCTAACACTTCTTTGTCCAGCTTCATCCCTAATACCAGTTCTAGCGATATCTGGGGAGCTAAATTTCTACGACCACCTTCTGAGTACGACCAACATCTTATAGGCTGCATTCTGTTAACTTTAGACACCCTGAAGACTGAAAAGGTTATGCCTACTCACGGAAATATTTCTGATTGCATTCGATATGGAGATGTGAGATATCAGACAATCGATGCCAGGAAGGCTTTAGATTGTGCAATAGAGCACGGAATGGTAGTAAAACAAAGCATAGGTTCATTGAATTTTTATGTTAACAAAAATGGGAAACTCTGGAAGTGTGTGAACCCAATAGGTGGTTATCCTAATGATTTCTCAGACGCAACATGGGCTAGAATACAGCAATTCCTTTCTTCACCAACTGGAAAATCGTCAATTTTGGCATCCCGTTGCAG ATATGAAGCATCGCTTATTCTTAGGAGATCATGCATGGAAAAGGAGGTTTTAGGTGATGTACTTAAGATTCTGGAGATGATAATCTCGGTCAAGAAGTGGATTATACATAACCATTCCGGGGAGTGGCAGCCGATTACTATTACACTTGAGCAGAGTTGA
- the LOC130936208 gene encoding probable sugar phosphate/phosphate translocator At3g17430 isoform X2, translating to MAVMPMMTRQHVLTYVYLLLYISLSSGVILYNKWLLSTLHFNFPFPITLTMIHMAFSGSVSFLLIRVLKVVSPVKMTFNIYATCVVPISAFFAASLWFGNTAYLYISVAFIQMLKALMPVATFLTAVGCGTEKLRCDVFTNMVLISFGVVISSYGEIHFNVLGTLYQVTGIIAEALRLVLTQVLLQKKGLTLNPITSLYYIAPCSFGFLFIPWYILEKPEMEDPHLQFDFWIFFTNALCALALNLSTFVVIGRTGAVTIRVAGVLKDWILISLSTVLFPESKITPLNIIGYAIALSGVVFYNYLKLNEVRISQPPPQSIQDDSAKEDLLLSEKKADDGLNSKDRTSWNDSVYDNDFDEEAPLMSSKRISHPHLGRKPA from the exons ATGGCAGTAATGCCAATGATGACTAGGCAGCATGTGCTGACCTACGTCTACCTTCTACTTTACATATCTCTTTCATCGGGAGTTATTCTGTACAACAAG TGGCTCCTCTCCAcattgcactttaattttccatTTCCAATAACGCTCACTATGATCCATATGGCCTTTTCTGGTTCAGTGTCCTTTTTGCTTATTCGTGTTCTTAAG GTTGTATCACCGGTTAAAATGACATTTAATAT ATATGCTACTTGTGTGGTCCCTATAAGCGCCTTCTTTGCAGCAAGTCTGTG GTTTGGGAACACGGCATATTTATACATTTCTGTGGCCTTCATCCAGATGCTTAAGGCCCTGA TGCCAGTGGCAACATTTCTCACGGCTGTTGGCTGTGGGACTGAGAAATTAAGGTGTGATGTATTCACGAACATGGTGCTGATCAGCTTTGGAGTAGTCATTTCCTCCTATGGGGAAATTCATTTTAATGTGCTTGGTACACTTTACCAGGTCACAGGAATAATTGCTGAAGCTTTGAGGCTGGTCTTAACTCAAGTTCTTCTCCAGAAGAAGGGCTTGACACTAAACCCAATTACAAGCTTGTATTACATAGCACCCTGCAG CTTTGGATTTCTTTTTATCCCATGGTATATCCTTGAGAAGCCTGAGATGGAAGATCCACATCTGCAGTTTGACTTCTGGATTTTTTTTACAAACGCTCTTTGTGCTCTGGCATTGAATCTGTCAACATTTGTGGTGATTGGTAGAACCGGAGCAGTAACTATTCGAGTGGCTGGGGTTTTGAAAGACTGGATACTTATAAGTCTTTCAACTGTCTTATTTCCTGAATCAAAGATTACTCCGCTTAATATCATTGGTTATGCTATAG CTCTAAGTGGTGTTGTTTTTTATAACTACCTGAAGCTCAATGAAGTACGCATATCTCAACCTCCTCCCCAAAGTATTCAAGATGACTCAGCTAAG GAGGACCTACTCCTAAGCGAGAAAAAGGCAGATGACGGTTTGAACAGCAAAGACAGGACCTCATGGAATGATTCTGTTTATGATAATGATTTTGACGAAGAAGCACCTTTAATGTCGTCTAAACGGATATCTCATCCGCATCTTGGAAGAAAGCCAGCTTAG
- the LOC130936208 gene encoding probable sugar phosphate/phosphate translocator At3g17430 isoform X1, producing MVGMAVMPMMTRQHVLTYVYLLLYISLSSGVILYNKWLLSTLHFNFPFPITLTMIHMAFSGSVSFLLIRVLKVVSPVKMTFNIYATCVVPISAFFAASLWFGNTAYLYISVAFIQMLKALMPVATFLTAVGCGTEKLRCDVFTNMVLISFGVVISSYGEIHFNVLGTLYQVTGIIAEALRLVLTQVLLQKKGLTLNPITSLYYIAPCSFGFLFIPWYILEKPEMEDPHLQFDFWIFFTNALCALALNLSTFVVIGRTGAVTIRVAGVLKDWILISLSTVLFPESKITPLNIIGYAIALSGVVFYNYLKLNEVRISQPPPQSIQDDSAKEDLLLSEKKADDGLNSKDRTSWNDSVYDNDFDEEAPLMSSKRISHPHLGRKPA from the exons AT GGTAGGTATGGCAGTAATGCCAATGATGACTAGGCAGCATGTGCTGACCTACGTCTACCTTCTACTTTACATATCTCTTTCATCGGGAGTTATTCTGTACAACAAG TGGCTCCTCTCCAcattgcactttaattttccatTTCCAATAACGCTCACTATGATCCATATGGCCTTTTCTGGTTCAGTGTCCTTTTTGCTTATTCGTGTTCTTAAG GTTGTATCACCGGTTAAAATGACATTTAATAT ATATGCTACTTGTGTGGTCCCTATAAGCGCCTTCTTTGCAGCAAGTCTGTG GTTTGGGAACACGGCATATTTATACATTTCTGTGGCCTTCATCCAGATGCTTAAGGCCCTGA TGCCAGTGGCAACATTTCTCACGGCTGTTGGCTGTGGGACTGAGAAATTAAGGTGTGATGTATTCACGAACATGGTGCTGATCAGCTTTGGAGTAGTCATTTCCTCCTATGGGGAAATTCATTTTAATGTGCTTGGTACACTTTACCAGGTCACAGGAATAATTGCTGAAGCTTTGAGGCTGGTCTTAACTCAAGTTCTTCTCCAGAAGAAGGGCTTGACACTAAACCCAATTACAAGCTTGTATTACATAGCACCCTGCAG CTTTGGATTTCTTTTTATCCCATGGTATATCCTTGAGAAGCCTGAGATGGAAGATCCACATCTGCAGTTTGACTTCTGGATTTTTTTTACAAACGCTCTTTGTGCTCTGGCATTGAATCTGTCAACATTTGTGGTGATTGGTAGAACCGGAGCAGTAACTATTCGAGTGGCTGGGGTTTTGAAAGACTGGATACTTATAAGTCTTTCAACTGTCTTATTTCCTGAATCAAAGATTACTCCGCTTAATATCATTGGTTATGCTATAG CTCTAAGTGGTGTTGTTTTTTATAACTACCTGAAGCTCAATGAAGTACGCATATCTCAACCTCCTCCCCAAAGTATTCAAGATGACTCAGCTAAG GAGGACCTACTCCTAAGCGAGAAAAAGGCAGATGACGGTTTGAACAGCAAAGACAGGACCTCATGGAATGATTCTGTTTATGATAATGATTTTGACGAAGAAGCACCTTTAATGTCGTCTAAACGGATATCTCATCCGCATCTTGGAAGAAAGCCAGCTTAG